A genomic region of Saccopteryx bilineata isolate mSacBil1 chromosome 1, mSacBil1_pri_phased_curated, whole genome shotgun sequence contains the following coding sequences:
- the MTMR9 gene encoding myotubularin-related protein 9, giving the protein MEFAELIKTPRVDNVVLHRPFYPAVEGTLCLTGHHLILSSRQDNTEELWLLHSNIDAIDKRFVGPLGTIIIKCKDFRIIQLDIPGMEECLNIASSIEALSTLDSITLMYPFFYRPMFDVTEDGWHSFLPEQEFELYSSATSEWRLSYVNKEFAVCPSYPPIVIVPKSIDDEALRKVATFRHGGRFPVLSYYHKKNGMVIMRSGQPLTGTNGRRCKEDEKLINATLRAGKRGYIIDTRSLNVAQQARAKGGGFEQEAHYPQWRRIHKSIERYHVLQESLIKLVEACNEQTHNMDRWLSKLESSNWLTHIKEILTTSCLVAQCIDREGASILVHGTEGTDSTLQVTSLAQIILEPRSRTIRGFEALIEREWLQAGHPFQQRCAQSAYCNSKQKWESPVFLLFLDCVWQILRQFPCSFEFNENFLIALFEHAYASQFGTFLGNNESERCKLKLQQKTMSLWSWVNRPSELSKFTNPLFEANNLVIWPSVAPQSLHLWEGIFLRWNRSSKYLDEAYEEMVNIIEYNKELQAKVNILRRQLAELETEDGMQESP; this is encoded by the exons ATGGAGTTTGCGGAGCTGATTAAGACCCCACGGGTGGACAATGTGGTGCTTCACCGACCTTTCTATCCGGCCGTTGAGGGTACTTTGTGTCTGACTGGCCACCACCTGATCCTGTCCTCCCGGCAGGACAACACGGAGGAGTTGTGGCTCCTCCATTCAAATATCGACGCCATCGACAAGCG aTTTGTGGGACCCCTGGGTACAATCATCATAAAATGTAAAGATTTTCGAATAATTCAGTTGGATATTCCTGGAATGGAAGAATGTTTGAATATAGCCAGTTCCATTGAG GCATTGTCTACCTTGGACTCCATCACACTGATGTACCCTTTCTTTTACCGGCCCATGTTTGATGTGACAGAAGATGGCTGGCATTCTTTCCTTCCTGAGCAAGAGTTTGAACTCTACTCTTCAGCT accAGTGAGTGGAGGTTAAGCTATGTCAATAAGGAATTTGCGGTCTGCCCCTCTTACCCGCCAATTGTCATAGTGCCCAAATCCATTGATGATGAAGCTCTTCGGAAGGTAGCTACATTTCGACATGGAGGACGCTTCCCAGTACTCAGCTATTAtcataaaaaaaatggaatg GTAATTATGCGAAGTGGTCAGCCACTGACTGGCACAAATGGGAGACGGTGCAAAGAAGATGAGAAGCTGATCAATGCGACCCTGAGAGCAGGGAAGCGTGGCTACATCATCGATACCCGCTCTCTGAACGTAGCTCAGCAAGCTAGAGCCAAAGGAGGTGGCTTTGAACAAGAAGCTCATTATCCCCAGTGGAGGAGGATTCATAAGTCCATTGAGAG GTATCACGTTCTTCAGGAGAGCTTAATCAAACTTGTGGAAGCCTGTAATGAGCAAACACATAACATGGACCGATGGCTCAGTAAATTGGAGTCTTCCAACTGGCTGACTCACATCAAAGAGATTCTGACAACTTCCTGCCTAGTGGCTCAATGTATCGACAG GGAAGGAGCATCCATATTGGTTCATGGAACAGAAGGGACGGATTCTACACTTCAGGTGACCTCCCTGGCCCAGATCATCTTGGAGCCGAGGAGCAGGACCATCCGTGGTTTTGAGGCCCTGATAGAAAGGGAGTGGCTGCAG GCTGGGCACCCATTCCAGCAGCGCTGTGCACAGTCGGCCTATTGTAATAGTAAGCAGAAGTGGGAGTCACCtgtatttcttctcttcttggATTGCGTGTGGCAGATACTCCGTCAGTTCCCTTGTTCTTTTGAATTTAACGAGAATTTCCTCATCGCACTCTTTGAGCATGCTTATGCCTCACAATTTGGAACATTCCTGGGCAACAATGAAAGTGAGAG ATGTAAGTTGAAGCTACAGCAGAAAACGATGTCTCTGTGGTCTTGGGTCAATCGGCCCAGTGAACTGAGTAAATTCACCAACCCTCTCTTTGAAGCCAACAATCTTGTCATCTGGCCTTCGGTTGCTCCACAGAGTCTTCATCTCTGGGAAG GCATTTTCCTACGTTGGAACAGATCCTCCAAGTATTTGGATGAAGCATATGAAGAAATGGTTAACATCATTGAATATAATAAGGAATTACAAGCAAAAGTAAATATCCTTAGGAGGCAGCTGGCAGAACTGGAGACTGAGGATGGGATGCAGGAGAGTCCCTGA